The following proteins are encoded in a genomic region of Deltaproteobacteria bacterium:
- a CDS encoding branched-chain amino acid ABC transporter permease → MDLIESYKEELRLIRKPWTGLWIVLLLVALLLLPWFGREYWVYVATLIFIYTIGVQGQNILIGYTGQISFGQAGFLAIGAFTFGHLSRMGCPILINLFLSGFLAGLFGILVGFPSLRLKGPYLAIVTLGFGIAVYQVFVNSELLSGGRMGLTVQKLQPFLTLSQTTTFYYFILFLAFLFTLMSYNLISSFVGRAFIAIRDNDIAAEAMGVNLTRYKLLSFAISSFYTGVQGGLYALLLGYLEPNMFTFLETITLFVAVIIGGLASVEGAILGAAFVVLVPQVFSDIKALIPVVYGIAILIILIFEPLGLSGRWMKIRLYLRMWPFR, encoded by the coding sequence ATGGATCTGATTGAAAGCTATAAAGAAGAACTGCGGTTGATACGAAAGCCCTGGACCGGTTTGTGGATTGTCTTGTTGCTGGTCGCTTTACTCCTGCTGCCCTGGTTTGGCCGGGAATATTGGGTCTATGTGGCCACCCTGATTTTTATCTACACCATCGGGGTACAAGGGCAAAACATTTTAATCGGTTATACAGGCCAGATCTCTTTCGGGCAGGCCGGTTTCCTGGCCATCGGGGCCTTTACCTTCGGACACCTCTCCCGGATGGGTTGTCCTATACTGATTAATCTCTTTTTATCCGGTTTCCTGGCCGGGCTTTTCGGTATCCTGGTCGGCTTTCCCTCTCTGCGCTTAAAAGGTCCTTATCTGGCTATTGTCACCCTTGGATTCGGGATAGCGGTCTATCAGGTCTTCGTCAACTCGGAGCTCCTGTCCGGGGGCCGGATGGGGCTTACCGTCCAAAAGCTCCAGCCGTTCCTGACCCTGAGTCAAACCACCACCTTTTACTATTTCATTCTTTTTTTGGCCTTTCTTTTTACTTTGATGTCTTATAACCTGATTTCTTCTTTTGTCGGTCGGGCCTTCATCGCCATAAGGGATAACGACATCGCGGCCGAAGCCATGGGGGTCAATCTCACCCGCTACAAGCTGCTCTCTTTTGCCATCAGTTCTTTTTATACCGGGGTTCAAGGAGGACTCTATGCCTTGTTACTGGGTTATCTGGAACCCAACATGTTCACCTTCCTGGAAACCATAACCCTGTTTGTGGCTGTCATCATCGGCGGTTTGGCTTCGGTGGAAGGGGCCATCCTGGGAGCGGCCTTTGTGGTTCTGGTTCCTCAGGTTTTCAGTGATATAAAGGCCTTGATCCCGGTGGTCTATGGAATAGCCATTCTGATCATCCTGATTTTCGAACCCCTGGGGCTCTCCGGCCGTTGGATGAAGATCCGGCTCTATCTCAGGATGTGGCCGTTTAGATAA